The following coding sequences lie in one Arachis ipaensis cultivar K30076 chromosome B05, Araip1.1, whole genome shotgun sequence genomic window:
- the LOC107643068 gene encoding actin-depolymerizing factor 7-like, translating into MANAASGMAVHDECKLKFQELKAKRIYRYIVFRIDQQQVVVDKLGGPHDTYDDFQASLPNDECRYAVYDFDFTTDEKCQKSKIFFVAWSPDSSRVRMKMVYASSKDRFKRELDGIQVELQATDPSEMSLDIVKARAI; encoded by the exons ATG GCAAATGCGGCGTCCGGAATGGCTGTGCACGATGAGTGCAAATTGAAGTTCCAGGAACTAAAAGCAAAGAGGATCTATCGATACATTGTATTCAGAATTGATCAGCAACAAGTTGTGGTCGATAAATTAGGAGGACCTCATGACACCTACGACGATTTCCAGGCCAGTTTGCCAAACGACGAGTGTCGTTATGCTGTCTACGATTTCGATTTCACTACCGACGAGAAATGCCAGAAGAGCAAGATCTTCTTTGTTGCATG GTCCCCTGACAGTTCAAGGGTGAGGATGAAGATGGTGTATGCAAGTTCCAAGGACAGATTCAAGAGGGAGTTGGATGGCATTCAAGTCGAACTTCAAGCAACTGATCCAAGCGAGATGAGCTTGGACATTGTCAAAGCCCGAGCCATCTGA
- the LOC107643066 gene encoding probable LRR receptor-like serine/threonine-protein kinase At1g63430 isoform X1 — MKKLCTSLLLLFLGLVSTFALVASDSLPPNEVWALSSFKEAMYDDPFLALSNWNTIDSDPCNWFGVLCTTARDHVIKLNISGSSLKGFLAPELGQITYLQELILCSNELIGIIPKELSMLKSLKVLDLGNNQLSGPIPPELGNLTELVDMNLQSNDLTGRLPPELGNLKYLQELRLDRNKLQGPVPGGDSSNFSSTINGMYATNANLTGFCRWSQLKVADFSYNYLVGSIPDCLHYLPSLYFQGNCLQIQNKDSKQRPSIQCAGASPARSQPLVNPNMYVSKHHGASKPVWLLALEIITGTMIGSLFLIALLAALQRWNKKASIIIPWKKSTSQNDSTTVYIDPEMLKDVRRYTRQELEVACEDFSNIIGSSPDSVVYKGTMKGGPEIAVISLCIKEEHWTGYLELYFQREVADLARLDHENTGKLLGYCRESTPFTRMLVFEYASNGTLHEHLHCYGERCQFSWTRRMKIIIGIARGLKYLHTEIEPPFTISELNSSAVYLTEEFSPKLVDFESWKTILERSEKNSGSIGSQGAICVLPNSVEARHLDTKGNIHAFGVLLLEIISGRLPYCKNKGYLVDWVIKNLTKCYVKKRLVWLSGYAKRVYVMPLQAKDYLEMPEVMSYVVDPELKHFRYDDLKVICEVVSLCINPDTTARPSMRELCGMLESRIDTSTSVELKSSSLAWAELALLS; from the exons atGAAGAAGCTATGcacttcattgttgttgttgtttctggGTTTGGTTTCCACGTTTGCTCTTGTGGCTTCTGATTCTCTGCCCCCAAATGAAG TTTGGGCGCTTTCTAGCTTCAAAGAAGCCATGTATGATGACCCTTTTCTAGCTCTATCCAATTGGAATACGATAGATTCAGATCCTTGTAACTGGTTTGGTGTCTTATGCACTACTGCTAGAGATCATGTCATCAAACT AAACATTTCAGGATCATCATTGAAGGGATTTCTTGCACCAGAGTTGGGGCAAATCACCTACTTGCAAGAACT AATTTTGTGCAGCAACGAACTCATAGGAATAATACCTAAAGAGTTGAGCATGTTGAAGTCCCTTAAGGTGCTGGATTTGGGAAATAATCAGTTATCCGGACCAATTCCTCCAGAGCTTGGAAATTTAACTGAACTTGTGGACAT GAATCTGCAGTCCAATGATCTGACTGGCAGGTTACCTCCGGAGCTCGGGAATTTGAAATACCTTCAAGAACTTCGGCTCGATAGGAATAAGCTCCAAGGGCCTGTTCCTGGTGGTGACAGTTCAAATTTTTCCTCAACTATCAATGGGAT GTATGCTACAAATGCAAATTTAACTGGCTTCTGTCGTTGGTCTCAGTTAAAAGTAGCGGACTTTTCGTATAACTATTTAGTTGGCAGCATACCTGATTGTTTGCATTATCTTCCAAG TTTATACTTTCAAGGAAACTGCCTTCAGATTCAGAACAAAGACTCAAAGCAGCGGCCCTCTATTCAATGTG CCGGTGCATCACCCGCAAGAAGCCAGCCATTGGTGAATCCTAATATGTATGTGTCGAAGCATCATGGAGCATCAAAACCTGTTTGGCTTCTGGCTCTAGAAATAATAACGGGAACCATGATTGGTTCTCTCTTTCTGATTGCTCTTCTCGCTGCCCTTCAGAGGTGGAATAAAAAAGCATCCATCATTATTCCTTGGAAAAAATCTACAAGCCAGAACGACAGCACGACAGTATATATAG ACCCCGAGATGTTGAAGGATGTGAGAAGGTATACCAGACAAGAGCTTGAAGTTGCCTGCGAAGACTTTAGCAACATAATCGGGTCATCACCAGACAGTGTGGTCTACAAGGGAACCATGAAAGGTGGACCTGAGATTGCTGTAATCTCCCTCTGCATCAAGGAGGAGCATTGGACAGGATATCTTGAACTCTATTTTCAAAGAGAG GTGGCAGACTTGGCAAGGTTAGATCATGAGAATACAGGAAAACTGCTGGGGTATTGTAGAGAGAGCACTCCATTTACAAGGATGTTAGTTTTTGAGTATGCTTCAAATGGGACACTTCATGAGCACCTACATTGCT ACGGAGAAAGATGTCAATTCTCCTGGACAAGGCGTATGAAAATCATAATAGGCATTGCACGTGGGCTCAAGTATCTACATACGGAAATTGAGCCTCCATTCACTATTTCAGAGCTGAATTCTAGTGCTGTATACCTTACAGAAGAATTTTCCCCCAAG TTGGTTGATTTCGAAAGTTGGAAGACAATCCTTGAAAGATCAGAAAAGAATTCTGGTTCTATTGGCAGTCAAGGTGCTATTTGTGTCCTTCCAAATTCCGTCGAGGCTCGCCATCTCGATACAAAAGGAAACATACATGCTTTCGGGGTACTTCTACTGGAGATAATCAGTGGAAGACTTCCATACTGCAAGAACAAGGGGTACTTGGTTGATTGGGTAATAAAAAACTTGACAAAATGTTATGTTAAAAAACGTTTGGTTTGGCTAAGTGGTTATGCTAAACGTGTATATGTGATGCCTCTGCAGGCCAAGGACTATCTTGAAATGCCAGAAGTGATGTCATATGTGGTCGATCCGGAATTGAAACATTTCAGATATGATGACCTCAAAGTGATATGTGAAGTAGTGAGCCTCTGTATCAACCCTGATACCACTGCTCGCCCGTCTATGCGAGAATTATGCGGCATGCTTGAGAGCAGAATCGACACGTCAACTAGCGTGGAGCTCAAGTCATCATCATTGGCCTGGGCTGAACTTGCACTCTTATCATAA
- the LOC107643066 gene encoding probable LRR receptor-like serine/threonine-protein kinase At1g63430 isoform X2, which produces MKKLCTSLLLLFLGLVSTFALVASDSLPPNEVWALSSFKEAMYDDPFLALSNWNTIDSDPCNWFGVLCTTARDHVIKLNISGSSLKGFLAPELGQITYLQELILCSNELIGIIPKELSMLKSLKVLDLGNNQLSGPIPPELGNLTELVDMNLQSNDLTGRLPPELGNLKYLQELRLDRNKLQGPVPGGDSSNFSSTINGMYATNANLTGFCRWSQLKVADFSYNYLVGSIPDCLHYLPSLYFQGNCLQIQNKDSKQRPSIQCAGASPARSQPLVNPNMYVSKHHGASKPVWLLALEIITGTMIGSLFLIALLAALQRWNKKASIIIPWKKSTSQNDSTTVYIDPEMLKDVRRYTRQELEVACEDFSNIIGSSPDSVVYKGTMKGGPEIAVISLCIKEEHWTGYLELYFQREVADLARLDHENTGKLLGYCRESTPFTRMLVFEYASNGTLHEHLHCYGERCQFSWTRRMKIIIGIARGLKYLHTEIEPPFTISELNSSAVYLTEEFSPKLVDFESWKTILERSEKNSGSIGSQGAICVLPNSVEARHLDTKGNIHAFGVLLLEIISGRLPYCKNKGYLVDWAKDYLEMPEVMSYVVDPELKHFRYDDLKVICEVVSLCINPDTTARPSMRELCGMLESRIDTSTSVELKSSSLAWAELALLS; this is translated from the exons atGAAGAAGCTATGcacttcattgttgttgttgtttctggGTTTGGTTTCCACGTTTGCTCTTGTGGCTTCTGATTCTCTGCCCCCAAATGAAG TTTGGGCGCTTTCTAGCTTCAAAGAAGCCATGTATGATGACCCTTTTCTAGCTCTATCCAATTGGAATACGATAGATTCAGATCCTTGTAACTGGTTTGGTGTCTTATGCACTACTGCTAGAGATCATGTCATCAAACT AAACATTTCAGGATCATCATTGAAGGGATTTCTTGCACCAGAGTTGGGGCAAATCACCTACTTGCAAGAACT AATTTTGTGCAGCAACGAACTCATAGGAATAATACCTAAAGAGTTGAGCATGTTGAAGTCCCTTAAGGTGCTGGATTTGGGAAATAATCAGTTATCCGGACCAATTCCTCCAGAGCTTGGAAATTTAACTGAACTTGTGGACAT GAATCTGCAGTCCAATGATCTGACTGGCAGGTTACCTCCGGAGCTCGGGAATTTGAAATACCTTCAAGAACTTCGGCTCGATAGGAATAAGCTCCAAGGGCCTGTTCCTGGTGGTGACAGTTCAAATTTTTCCTCAACTATCAATGGGAT GTATGCTACAAATGCAAATTTAACTGGCTTCTGTCGTTGGTCTCAGTTAAAAGTAGCGGACTTTTCGTATAACTATTTAGTTGGCAGCATACCTGATTGTTTGCATTATCTTCCAAG TTTATACTTTCAAGGAAACTGCCTTCAGATTCAGAACAAAGACTCAAAGCAGCGGCCCTCTATTCAATGTG CCGGTGCATCACCCGCAAGAAGCCAGCCATTGGTGAATCCTAATATGTATGTGTCGAAGCATCATGGAGCATCAAAACCTGTTTGGCTTCTGGCTCTAGAAATAATAACGGGAACCATGATTGGTTCTCTCTTTCTGATTGCTCTTCTCGCTGCCCTTCAGAGGTGGAATAAAAAAGCATCCATCATTATTCCTTGGAAAAAATCTACAAGCCAGAACGACAGCACGACAGTATATATAG ACCCCGAGATGTTGAAGGATGTGAGAAGGTATACCAGACAAGAGCTTGAAGTTGCCTGCGAAGACTTTAGCAACATAATCGGGTCATCACCAGACAGTGTGGTCTACAAGGGAACCATGAAAGGTGGACCTGAGATTGCTGTAATCTCCCTCTGCATCAAGGAGGAGCATTGGACAGGATATCTTGAACTCTATTTTCAAAGAGAG GTGGCAGACTTGGCAAGGTTAGATCATGAGAATACAGGAAAACTGCTGGGGTATTGTAGAGAGAGCACTCCATTTACAAGGATGTTAGTTTTTGAGTATGCTTCAAATGGGACACTTCATGAGCACCTACATTGCT ACGGAGAAAGATGTCAATTCTCCTGGACAAGGCGTATGAAAATCATAATAGGCATTGCACGTGGGCTCAAGTATCTACATACGGAAATTGAGCCTCCATTCACTATTTCAGAGCTGAATTCTAGTGCTGTATACCTTACAGAAGAATTTTCCCCCAAG TTGGTTGATTTCGAAAGTTGGAAGACAATCCTTGAAAGATCAGAAAAGAATTCTGGTTCTATTGGCAGTCAAGGTGCTATTTGTGTCCTTCCAAATTCCGTCGAGGCTCGCCATCTCGATACAAAAGGAAACATACATGCTTTCGGGGTACTTCTACTGGAGATAATCAGTGGAAGACTTCCATACTGCAAGAACAAGGGGTACTTGGTTGATTGG GCCAAGGACTATCTTGAAATGCCAGAAGTGATGTCATATGTGGTCGATCCGGAATTGAAACATTTCAGATATGATGACCTCAAAGTGATATGTGAAGTAGTGAGCCTCTGTATCAACCCTGATACCACTGCTCGCCCGTCTATGCGAGAATTATGCGGCATGCTTGAGAGCAGAATCGACACGTCAACTAGCGTGGAGCTCAAGTCATCATCATTGGCCTGGGCTGAACTTGCACTCTTATCATAA